A part of Gammaproteobacteria bacterium genomic DNA contains:
- a CDS encoding nucleotidyl transferase AbiEii/AbiGii toxin family protein: MMRLFDNELKVESQDKGYRPEMVEKVFHLLNLLDEFMKVPYLSDRLVLKGGTAINFFYNDEFPRLSVDIDLNYIGELHKDSMRKDRLEVEKILLSICEQRQYSVHRNPNKHAGGKTVLTYNSFTNNKGRLEIDLNYLYRIPLWEPEWRKSPSWPKATHCKVLDIHEIAAGKFNALFERNVSRDLFDSHQLLTKCPLDIEKLRLAFTIYASMRKQSWQNININNLNFSVKDIRDKLIPVLNKNVGPQNYGAVQDWASNLLNECKEALQKILPFRKNEIEFLETAQKNSVIKPDLLTDDQELRERIQQHPLINWRVQQNLLL; encoded by the coding sequence ATGATGAGACTATTTGACAATGAATTGAAAGTAGAATCACAAGATAAAGGCTATCGTCCTGAAATGGTTGAAAAGGTATTTCATCTTTTAAATTTGTTAGATGAATTTATGAAAGTACCCTATCTTTCTGATCGACTTGTTTTGAAAGGTGGTACAGCTATAAATTTCTTCTATAATGACGAGTTTCCTAGACTATCTGTCGACATCGACTTAAATTATATTGGCGAACTTCACAAAGATTCTATGCGTAAAGATAGATTAGAAGTTGAAAAAATACTCTTAAGTATTTGTGAGCAACGACAATATTCAGTTCACAGAAACCCGAATAAACACGCCGGTGGTAAAACAGTTTTAACCTACAATAGTTTTACAAATAACAAGGGTCGTCTTGAAATAGACCTTAATTATTTATATCGGATACCCTTATGGGAGCCTGAATGGCGAAAATCACCATCATGGCCTAAAGCCACACATTGCAAAGTTCTTGACATCCATGAAATAGCCGCAGGTAAATTCAATGCCTTATTCGAAAGAAACGTTAGTCGTGATTTATTCGATAGCCACCAATTACTTACAAAATGTCCATTAGATATCGAAAAACTCAGATTAGCGTTCACAATATATGCGAGTATGAGAAAGCAAAGTTGGCAGAATATTAATATCAATAATCTAAATTTCTCTGTGAAAGATATTCGTGATAAATTGATTCCTGTACTTAACAAAAATGTTGGACCACAAAATTATGGTGCCGTTCAAGATTGGGCATCGAATCTATTAAATGAATGTAAAGAAGCACTCCAGAAGATATTACCTTTCCGAAAGAATGAAATTGAATTTTTGGAAACAGCACAAAAAAACTCCGTTATCAAACCAGACCTGCTTACTGACGATCAAGAACTTCGCGAAAGAATACAACAACATCCTCTAATAAATTGGCGGGTTCAACAAAATTTACTTTTGTGA
- a CDS encoding glycerophosphodiester phosphodiesterase yields MSQDLRLSRVIAHRGACAYAPENTLASMRKAHAMGAKWVEFDVMLTADGEAIIMHDDTLRRTTNGGKRAVAATAYSDIAQLDAGSWFAKQYAQETVPTLHELLDLLIKLKLHINLEIKPTPGKEAETAEKSIAIVKEIWPTAESPPMISTQSEICLRIVHQIAPEYCLGTVIHEWNEPWQQWLTDYACQSVSVNHQILSPEKIVELRKYVKYVLAYTVNEPWRAHELFEWGVDSVFSDKPDLLSITYS; encoded by the coding sequence ATGTCACAAGATTTACGTCTATCTCGCGTGATTGCCCACAGAGGCGCCTGTGCTTACGCACCCGAAAATACTTTAGCCTCCATGCGTAAAGCCCACGCGATGGGAGCCAAGTGGGTTGAATTTGATGTCATGCTGACTGCTGATGGTGAGGCCATCATTATGCACGACGACACGTTGAGAAGAACCACAAACGGCGGAAAACGAGCAGTCGCAGCAACAGCTTACAGTGATATCGCTCAGCTCGATGCGGGTAGTTGGTTCGCAAAACAATATGCTCAAGAAACCGTTCCCACGCTGCACGAACTATTGGACTTACTCATAAAATTAAAACTACACATCAACCTTGAAATAAAACCAACTCCAGGAAAAGAAGCCGAAACCGCTGAAAAATCGATTGCAATAGTCAAAGAAATTTGGCCAACAGCAGAAAGTCCACCGATGATATCAACACAATCTGAAATATGTTTGCGCATTGTGCACCAAATTGCCCCAGAATATTGTTTAGGTACTGTTATTCATGAATGGAATGAGCCTTGGCAACAATGGTTAACTGATTACGCTTGCCAATCTGTTTCTGTTAATCATCAGATTTTATCACCCGAAAAAATTGTTGAATTAAGAAAATACGTGAAATATGTTTTAGCGTATACCGTCAATGAGCCATGGCGAGCTCATGAACTTTTCGAATGGGGTGTTGATTCGGTTTTCAGTGACAAACCGGATTTGTTATCAATAACTTATTCTTAA